A single Sphingobacteriales bacterium DNA region contains:
- a CDS encoding electron transfer flavoprotein subunit beta/FixA family protein: MKILICLSNVPDTTTKIKFVENNTKFDTAGVQWIINPWDELALTRAVELKEKYPSEITQISVATVGLQDAEPTIRKALAIGADSAYRINLEPKDAFQVAFQLAEVIKKESFDIIMAGIESSDYNGNAVGSMLAELLGFTSVSAVSKLDIENGQVVVNREIDGGTETLKVKTPFVAVVQKGIAIEPRIPAMRGIMMARTKPLNVIEPTECQPLTKHLSYELPPVKAKVRLVDPENPGELIRLLHEEAKVI; this comes from the coding sequence ATGAAGATACTGATATGCTTAAGTAATGTTCCGGACACCACGACAAAGATTAAATTTGTTGAGAACAATACTAAATTTGATACAGCCGGAGTTCAGTGGATTATCAATCCATGGGATGAGCTGGCACTGACACGTGCAGTTGAGCTAAAGGAAAAATATCCATCTGAAATAACGCAGATAAGTGTAGCTACGGTGGGTTTGCAGGATGCTGAACCGACCATCCGTAAGGCCCTTGCCATTGGTGCCGACAGTGCATACCGCATCAATCTGGAACCAAAAGACGCTTTTCAGGTCGCTTTTCAGCTTGCTGAGGTGATAAAAAAGGAAAGTTTCGACATCATCATGGCTGGTATCGAATCGAGTGATTACAATGGTAATGCAGTCGGCAGTATGCTGGCTGAATTACTTGGATTTACTTCCGTTTCGGCTGTTTCAAAACTGGATATTGAAAACGGACAGGTGGTCGTCAACAGGGAAATTGATGGCGGAACAGAAACTTTAAAAGTCAAAACCCCATTTGTGGCAGTTGTGCAAAAAGGAATTGCCATTGAGCCAAGAATTCCAGCCATGCGTGGTATTATGATGGCACGCACCAAACCCCTGAATGTAATTGAACCTACTGAATGTCAGCCTCTTACAAAACATTTATCTTACGAATTGCCTCCGGTTAAGGCAAAGGTCAGGCTGGTTGATCCTGAAAATCCGGGTGAACTCATCCGTCTACTTCACGAAGAAGCTAAAGTTATTTAA
- a CDS encoding acyl-CoA dehydrogenase — protein sequence MNFEFTEEQLMIQQAARDYAQRELIKDVIERDKSAAFPAHHIKALAELGFMGMMVSPEYDGGGMDTISYVLAMEEFSKVDASVSVIMSVNNSLVCYGIEKFGNDEQKEKYLKPLARGEIIGAFLLSEPEAGSDATHQKTLAEDKGDYYLINGTKNWITNANSASVYLVIAQTHPELKSKGINVFIVDRNSEGISLGPHEEKMGMNSSDTHSVMFSDVKVPKENRIGEDGFGFKFAMKTLEGGRIGIAAQALGLASGALERAIQYSKERKAFGTEICNHQAIAFKIADMATRVEAARHLVLKAAWLKDQGKPYGYASAMAKYYAAETAMYVTTEAVQIHGGYGYVREYHVERLMREAKLTQIYEGTSEIQQIIISRALLS from the coding sequence ATGAATTTTGAATTCACAGAAGAACAATTGATGATACAACAGGCTGCCCGTGATTATGCCCAGCGTGAATTAATCAAAGATGTCATTGAGCGTGATAAATCGGCAGCATTTCCTGCCCACCATATAAAAGCCCTTGCAGAGCTTGGTTTTATGGGAATGATGGTCAGTCCCGAATATGATGGCGGGGGCATGGACACTATCTCCTATGTTCTGGCCATGGAAGAATTTTCGAAGGTGGATGCCTCGGTTTCTGTCATCATGTCGGTGAATAACTCTCTGGTTTGTTATGGGATTGAGAAATTTGGGAATGATGAACAGAAAGAGAAATATCTGAAACCACTTGCACGCGGGGAAATTATCGGGGCTTTTCTGCTTTCAGAGCCTGAAGCCGGCTCAGATGCCACGCATCAAAAGACGCTGGCTGAAGACAAAGGTGATTATTACCTGATCAATGGCACCAAAAACTGGATAACCAATGCCAATTCAGCTTCAGTCTATCTGGTCATTGCCCAGACTCATCCGGAGCTTAAAAGCAAAGGTATCAATGTCTTTATCGTTGACCGGAACAGTGAAGGGATCAGCCTGGGGCCACATGAAGAAAAGATGGGAATGAACAGCAGCGATACTCATTCCGTAATGTTCAGCGATGTTAAAGTACCAAAGGAAAACCGCATCGGAGAAGATGGATTTGGGTTTAAGTTCGCTATGAAAACCCTTGAAGGCGGAAGAATAGGTATTGCCGCACAAGCCCTTGGCCTCGCATCGGGAGCTCTCGAAAGAGCCATTCAATACAGCAAGGAAAGAAAGGCTTTCGGAACAGAAATATGTAATCATCAGGCTATTGCCTTCAAAATAGCCGACATGGCTACCAGAGTGGAAGCTGCCAGACATCTTGTGTTAAAAGCTGCCTGGCTGAAAGATCAGGGGAAGCCTTATGGTTATGCTTCGGCTATGGCCAAGTATTATGCTGCTGAAACAGCTATGTATGTAACCACCGAAGCTGTACAGATTCATGGTGGTTATGGCTATGTCCGTGAATATCATGTCGAAAGGCTCATGCGTGAAGCAAAGCTCACTCAGATTTATGAGGGAACAAGCGAAATCCAGCAAATTATTATCTCAAGAGCTCTTCTGAGCTAA
- a CDS encoding alpha/beta hydrolase, with protein sequence MFIEINSHRIHYEFIHEELSHQNHLMVFLHEGLGSIPQWKSFPAEICSALQISGLIYERHGHGQSSTLKESRKPDYMHREAWEDLPEILKKLGLDQKSLLLTGHSDGATIALLYASKFPEKVAGIVSIAAHVVVEDCTVSGVQEAIRLYEEFDLKYLLEKYHGQNTDSMFYGWANAWISEDFRSWNILEEIKNIKSPLLLIQGERDEYASLKQVEIIGSLVKGECQRCIVPSSGHIPHLQQKEFVLKQVLNFYQIILQNKE encoded by the coding sequence ATGTTTATTGAAATCAACTCACACCGGATTCATTATGAATTTATTCATGAGGAACTGTCACATCAAAACCACCTGATGGTTTTTCTGCATGAAGGATTAGGGAGCATTCCCCAATGGAAAAGCTTTCCTGCCGAAATCTGTTCTGCTCTGCAAATAAGCGGCCTGATATATGAGCGCCATGGACACGGACAATCGTCCACACTGAAGGAGTCAAGAAAACCGGATTACATGCACCGTGAAGCATGGGAAGATTTACCTGAGATTTTGAAAAAACTTGGTCTTGATCAGAAAAGCCTTTTACTTACCGGACATAGTGACGGAGCCACCATCGCCTTGTTGTATGCATCAAAATTTCCCGAAAAAGTGGCCGGTATTGTGAGTATTGCTGCCCATGTGGTGGTTGAAGACTGTACGGTCAGCGGTGTTCAGGAAGCTATCCGGCTGTATGAAGAATTTGACCTGAAATATTTACTTGAAAAATACCATGGTCAAAATACGGACAGCATGTTTTACGGATGGGCAAATGCCTGGATTTCGGAAGATTTCAGGTCGTGGAATATCCTTGAAGAAATTAAAAATATCAAGTCACCACTCCTGCTCATTCAGGGGGAAAGGGATGAATATGCAAGCCTGAAACAAGTCGAAATTATCGGGTCACTGGTGAAGGGGGAATGCCAGCGATGTATTGTTCCGTCAAGCGGTCATATTCCTCATTTACAGCAAAAGGAATTTGTTTTAAAACAGGTGTTAAATTTTTATCAAATCATTTTGCAGAATAAAGAATAG
- a CDS encoding TusE/DsrC/DsvC family sulfur relay protein codes for MPQIEIEGKVFEVDGDGFLTTPDIWNEDVARLFARYDGIEEMSEKHWAIVNIIRKHYEEKGMAPMVRLICQETGLKLREIYELFPLGPARGACRVAGLPKPDGCV; via the coding sequence ATGCCACAAATTGAAATTGAAGGAAAAGTTTTTGAAGTGGATGGGGACGGATTCCTTACCACCCCAGACATCTGGAATGAAGATGTAGCCCGTTTGTTTGCCAGATATGACGGTATTGAAGAAATGAGTGAAAAACACTGGGCTATTGTGAACATCATCCGAAAGCATTATGAAGAAAAAGGAATGGCACCAATGGTCAGGCTGATTTGCCAGGAGACAGGCCTGAAACTGAGAGAGATTTATGAGTTGTTTCCTCTTGGCCCTGCACGTGGTGCCTGTCGTGTGGCCGGCTTACCCAAACCTGACGGATGTGTTTAA